The DNA window actctatatatattatatatagagatctaaagaaataaaaaaagatataaaagtctatagctaaatattattaatattactttattttttaccttaattaattaattctagtttattaagatatactttaataaaattattaaactatatagcttattaagagttaattaattaacttaatctAAAgccttaaagattaaatagtaattttaaccttattaatttaggcaattatataatataataatataatataataatattttaattataattaaattaacttaatatactatatattaaaagtagaatatcttatttaattatttaattattttttattataattattatattaaataaaaataaagaaaaataactatattatcttaaattctttttatatatttattttaatattaagtttttattaaatcttattaaattatatagccttatagctttattaccttttttattattcctttttattattcttatattaagtttattaagaaagttatttctctcttaagttatattaacttttaaagactagcttaatagctatataattaaatattattattatttatagctatattaataattaaataaataatataattaaaataaattaatttctatttataataataataataataagacttttatAAActcttatatataggctttaatttatttattattttattattataattaagattaattaataataaaaaataaaataaaataaattaaataaattaattaataaataaatatttaattttttatatttaaagggtttaaaagtaatcttttaatatctttatattaaaagaaagataaataggttatatagtaagtattacttttatatttatataagattaaggttactttaagagccctattttttataataaagctgcatctatcgattttatattagacttcgagggatacctatatcaaTTTCATAGTGCACGGTAGAGCAAACTCAagctgacctgacctgatgtgataaattatatattgaTCCATTGTGTTTTGTCCGTGCGCCGAACTCAATTGGATTTAGTTATGCTATGGGCAGAATAAGAACCGAAAGTTTGTTAATAGAGTTATGCAACAAGACTACTAAGGTGCTAAGATATGGATGTTTGGGGGTTAACAATTAGATACTCTAGTATCTATGAGTGCGGGGGAAATACCTctgcctaggtaggtaggtacctaaaTATTACATAGCATGATGAGTCTGTAAGGTGAAAATGGAATGCCTGGGGGAACATATACCATAATGGAAGTTCAAATTGTCATCTGGCAAGGATCAAGTTATCACTTGCACCACATCAATTGTGATATTCAATCACATCGGTTGCATCAAGGACATGGATATTAAAGCCAACAGGAACCCAAGCTACGGCCGATTGCGGAGAAGGATTAGATGAGATGAAATAAAGAGGTTGTATTGGGGGATGGCTGCATGCCGCTCTTCCGTTACATTGCACATGCATAGATACTGTGGCTTacttttcctcttctcttcataTATGCATAATCATCCTTTTTCAGGCTTTAATTCTGGTCGTCGTAGGCTTGGCTTGCGAGCTTGTCACTTGATATTGAGGTGCATGTGCAGGCTCTCTCCACATGGGCTGCAACTCCCAGGTTTGGAGACGGGCTTCAAGCGAGGAAAATCTCTGCCTTGATCGGTAGATTTTACCTTTTTCTCTCCTAGACCCCGGACAAGCAAAGAAGATAAGGCCTCTCGCCTTTCCTTGCGGACCTTGCGGACCTCGCGAACCTCGGGCTTGTTATCAACGGAAAGCTTATTGAGGATCAGCACAACCATTGGATAAACAGGGGCTTCACTTATACGATGGGGTGACGCGTTGAGAGAAGAGAATAGAAGCTTGAAGGAGGCTGTGAAAGTGAAAGTAAAAGTGAAAGAGTGAGTGAGAGAGAGTGTCTGCTTGCCCCTGATTTCTGTTGACAGCCATCCCATCCATCCCTTGTCGCTTCTCGGTTACCTCCATCGCACATCACCGCATACCAGCTTTTCGGGATGGAGCGCAGCCACTGACTTTGAGTACGATGCTACCTAACCTAACTGTATTGTCAAAGATGGCCAATTGGGTATCCATATGTACTGGTAATCTATACTGGTATTTTAATCTCATGTCAAATTCTAGCCTCCATAAGAAGCAGGTATATGTCACCTCTATGTTCATCTGCAGATCACATAATGATCCGTTCACCGGAGACAGATGGCAAATCTAAAATTAATGCTAATGCGTGATGCCCAAATCAAGACACCATATTTATGCATCCATTTGGGTacactttttttttccttttcttcacctttttttaccttttacCCCTGCGCCTCGGACTAAACTAAAGGCGCCACAAACGTCTTCAATCCCTGCCGCGTCCCATCTCTACCCAAGCTTTGAGTCCCGTTCATAGGTACCTGTAGGTGTGTAGTGGTGCAGGTaccaacttttctgttagTCCATGCCCAGGCAGCCTCTAGTTATACGGTACGCTAGCTACAGCGCAGTACCGTACGCTAACCCTGCTAGCTTGCCTGTCTGCCTCCACTATCCAAAGGCTTGCTTGCCTTGAACTTGACCGCGGCACCTTCAGCCGTTATCCCGCTACCAGGGTGAAACCATGGCTGTATCTTGAAAGAGAACCGAGAGAGCTTGCAGAAGAAAGAgggaaaaagaaacaagaacaaACTCTTCGCTTCAATTTCCCTTTTGTCATTTCTCTTTGTTCTCTCTTCCAGTCATCCTTTGTCTCTCTATTGTGTCATTCCTTTTTCACTACCCCCCCTTTGTACCTACCATAAGCTACCAGCTTCCTTTCCCTACCAAACTCCTCTTCAACAAGACGGACAAAAAAGACGACGACAAAAGGGAGAATAAAAATTGTTTGCTTTTGCGCCGGGTCATCAACCAATTCGTCCACACATTCGTCATCCTTTTCCCACCCTCCACTGGATTGAACTGTCTTAGAAACCAAAAGCCCCTCTTTCTTCCACTCATTCAAACTCTTTGCATCCTTTTGCAATTATCTGGCCAGAAACTCGGACCTCAGAGCTATCTTACCACATCACATAACATCATACTGCATAACGCTACGATCCAGCATCGATCCTTACTttcatattatattatatccAATCATTACATACACAAACCTGACGCCTCGCTGCCCATTTTTGCGAACCAACACGACGACGACTATCACGATCCACCACGATACGAGACAAACTCAGGGTCTAGATCTGCACAACGTTGCCCACTACGATATCCAAGAAAAAAGCTACCTGGATTTATACACCACCGCAATACAAAGCCCTCAGCGACGCGCCCGTTTCTAGAGAGCTCCGTCTCTTAGCTCCCCCCATACCcgttttatttttgtacctaTTACGACAATCCATAGCTCGAACTGTGCAACAACCAATTGCGCAACCAGCTAGCTACCTCTCTTTTCTATagcacacacacacacacacaaacTCACCAACCGATCGCTTTCGCAAGCGACATAGCACATTACTCGACATGACGGCTCCGATACAAACACCTGTCCCTATATCCATCACCATCTGCGGCGACGGCGGGTGTGGTAAATCCTCCATTACATTGCGACTCGTCCGCTCTCAATGGACATCAGACTATGACCCAACTATTGAGGACTCATACAGTGTGACGCGCCGCATAGATGGAGTTACTTACCACCTCGCCCTTACCGACACGGCTGGCCAGGAGGAGTACCGAGGCATGTGGGCGTCGTCCAACCTTGGTGCTGACGCTTTCCTGCTCGTCTACGACATCACTTCCAAAGACTCACTCGACGCCCTTCAGCACTTCAACGAGCTTATCGATATGGAGGCCGAGACCCGCCTCGACAACGCTGACCGCGCACGCCGCGCAGGTCTAAAATCTGGCCACGACACCCGTTCGCGCACCATCCCTCCAGTTAAGCTTGTCGCCGGCAACAAGTGCGATTTGCAAGAGAGCAGGCAGGTCCCCGCCGCTCAAGGTCTTGAGTGGGCGCGCAAACGTGGCTGCGGTTTCATGGAAACCAGTGCGCGTCTAGAGGTCAACATCGAGGAAACGTTTGCGCTCGTTGTGCGCCGCGTGGTTGAGGCACGACGACTCGCCAACACAGGCAACGACTCAGCACGTTCGAACGCGCGTGGTATGACTAAGCCGTTAACGCCACTGCCAACTGATAGCGAGAATGAGAAGCGTGCTGTGGGAGTACGAGGGCCGACCTTGCAGGATGATCATCTTGGAGGGAAAAAGGAAGGTGGCTTCTGGAAGAGTCTGCGGTGTTGGTAAACAGGACTGGCCAAATACAGGGTATGGATGGACAAGGGAGAACAAAAATCATGggggaaggaaaagaggctTTGTGCGTCATTGTTGGGAGGGATCTTTCAAAGGGTTCAAAATCATCATATACCAGGGATACCTCGGCGTCTAGGCGAAGGGCTTGGGATTTTTTTCGTCAATTTTTGGTTTTAAAACAGATGCGTTCTGTTCGGGGAAGGGAGGGATAGCCCCCACACATCTGCCATCAGGAGTTCTATCTGCATGGGCAttgttcttttgtttttttctttcaccTGGGGAACTGTTGGCACTGTCAAGTATTTGACGCCCCTTTTTGTGGTATTCTGTCAACTGGCCAGGCAAGTTGCGTTAACACAATGTGGCTCGGACGTCAGAATACTTTGTCAACGACTATGTAATCCTGtcagtacctacctagacgTGGATTAAGAATAGTAATGCAGCATTGCCCCATGAATTATCAGTTTCCGCAAGTCTTACTAGTAGTTGCATCGAAAAGTGATATGTCGCATGTTGCGATTTTGAAGACCAAGCTTCTGAGTTCAGATTAATCATGAATGAGGTTT is part of the Fusarium poae strain DAOMC 252244 chromosome 4, whole genome shotgun sequence genome and encodes:
- a CDS encoding hypothetical protein (BUSCO:42045at5125), whose product is MTAPIQTPVPISITICGDGGCGKSSITLRLVRSQWTSDYDPTIEDSYSVTRRIDGVTYHLALTDTAGQEEYRGMWASSNLGADAFLLVYDITSKDSLDALQHFNELIDMEAETRLDNADRARRAGLKSGHDTRSRTIPPVKLVAGNKCDLQESRQVPAAQGLEWARKRGCGFMETSARLEVNIEETFALVVRRVVEARRLANTGNDSARSNARGMTKPLTPLPTDSENEKRAVGVRGPTLQDDHLGGKKEGGFWKSLRCW